Proteins from a single region of Chryseobacterium sp. T16E-39:
- a CDS encoding DUF962 domain-containing protein yields the protein MSDRIKTYREFYQFYLTEHSKTGTRIFHFLGTLLVFAVIAYVISSGKERFLWYVPIFGYGFAWFSHAVIERNKPATFKYPLWSLISDFRLFFELLIGKQKFIV from the coding sequence ATGTCTGACAGAATAAAAACATACAGGGAATTTTATCAATTCTATCTTACTGAGCACAGTAAAACAGGAACCCGAATCTTTCATTTCTTAGGAACTCTTCTCGTATTTGCAGTAATCGCTTATGTGATCAGTTCGGGGAAGGAAAGATTTTTGTGGTACGTCCCTATTTTCGGATATGGCTTTGCCTGGTTCAGTCATGCGGTAATAGAAAGAAATAAACCTGCTACTTTTAAATATCCGCTCTGGTCCCTGATTTCCGATTTCAGGCTTTTCTTTGAATTGTTAATTGGCAAACAGAAGTTTATAGTATAG
- a CDS encoding tetratricopeptide repeat protein → MKSRKILLAAAVIYFGISDAQQSQYFTQKENYRFNLAENLYQTKIYNASQYEYARQYFYNQNLSRSKKEAAQFFDNVIGVILQKNHAEEGLTAFIKEYPNSAYFAQANLPLADYYLAKKDFDKALETLKNVNQYQLSKEENTQYILKLGYAKFMTGDSKGATDALEEAYKTADESQKGDIAYMLGHLYYSNSQNDKAFQYFDSVKDQPKYAKLVRPYYVQMYYNDKDYDKAISEGNLLLNENISDSYKAEVHKIIGESYFMKKDYTSAYPHLKDYLSVQQSPSENDLYEMGFVAAQLKKYDEAVSYYNQLLNSNSALAQNAYYQLGNAYLAVDKKQEALSAFRSSYQMDYDAKVKKLAHEQYAKLSYDIGNPFESPSGVIQSYINENQNADNASEMRSLLVKSYLYSGNYKETLNAIDRLQSSSPEIDKVDQEVSYLLGTEEFNKGNYDEAEKYFLRSLAFNINKEFNSRALYWLAQTYYQKGNYPSAIVRYEKLLTATFPEKQQLPYDLGYAYFKSKKFDQAQTYFKQYLTNPKPEFKNDAELRLADIHYANNELNDAIAIYDKNEDSTDYTLYQKGMALGFKGDTQAKITSLKSLLSKYPQSEYFDDSQYEIGTAYAAQDDFANSNDYFAKVIKTSSDKDLIANASIYRAQNYIDQNQNDKAIAELKSLGEQYKNTAYAQKIVQAAKPVFTKNGDVAGYESFAKNIGVNVDASEIDEINLSTGKQYFSKKDYKNAISYYEKYLTQNPTGEGLYQAKYELGESYYQTNNTTKALLVLQEVANVQNDYQDDAQTRLAQIYVAQGNGAEAKKYLENIKNSSDINIKNYANVELMKMYAEEKNFTQAEKLANDVIANTKNSAAVIETAKVIKARSLMNASKDKDAQAAYASLEKSSNTEVAAEALYAKAFYQNKGKAFKSSNETIFKLANNYSSEEYWGAKALVLMAKNYIGLKDNYQASYTCDQIIANYKDFPEIVAEAKEVKKQIKK, encoded by the coding sequence ATGAAATCAAGAAAAATACTTTTAGCGGCTGCCGTGATCTATTTCGGAATTTCCGATGCTCAACAGTCTCAATACTTTACCCAAAAAGAAAATTACAGATTCAATCTAGCCGAAAATCTTTACCAAACCAAAATATACAACGCCTCTCAATACGAATACGCCCGACAATATTTTTACAATCAGAATTTGTCGAGATCCAAAAAAGAAGCTGCACAGTTTTTTGATAATGTGATCGGTGTTATCCTTCAGAAGAATCATGCTGAGGAGGGTTTGACTGCGTTTATTAAAGAATATCCAAATTCTGCTTATTTTGCCCAGGCCAATCTGCCATTAGCGGATTATTATTTAGCTAAAAAAGATTTTGATAAGGCGCTGGAAACTTTGAAAAATGTGAATCAGTATCAACTTTCAAAAGAGGAAAATACCCAGTATATTCTGAAATTAGGATACGCAAAATTCATGACCGGAGATTCTAAAGGAGCTACCGATGCTCTGGAAGAAGCCTATAAAACGGCCGATGAATCTCAAAAAGGAGATATTGCCTACATGCTGGGACATTTGTATTATTCAAACAGCCAGAATGATAAAGCATTTCAGTATTTTGATTCCGTAAAAGATCAGCCTAAATATGCCAAGTTAGTCCGTCCGTACTACGTTCAGATGTATTACAATGACAAGGATTATGATAAAGCAATCTCTGAGGGAAATTTGTTATTAAACGAAAATATTTCAGATTCTTATAAAGCAGAAGTGCACAAGATCATCGGAGAGAGCTACTTTATGAAAAAGGATTACACTTCAGCATATCCACATTTGAAGGATTATCTGAGTGTTCAGCAAAGTCCTTCTGAGAATGATTTGTATGAAATGGGATTTGTGGCTGCTCAGCTGAAAAAATATGATGAAGCCGTTTCTTACTACAATCAGCTGTTGAACAGCAATTCTGCATTGGCTCAAAATGCTTATTACCAGTTAGGGAATGCTTATCTGGCAGTGGATAAAAAACAGGAAGCGCTTTCCGCATTCCGTTCTTCCTATCAGATGGATTATGATGCTAAAGTAAAAAAACTGGCTCATGAGCAGTACGCGAAATTAAGCTACGACATCGGAAACCCTTTCGAAAGCCCGTCAGGTGTTATTCAAAGTTATATTAATGAAAACCAGAATGCTGACAATGCTTCAGAGATGAGATCTCTGTTGGTGAAGTCTTATTTATACTCTGGCAATTATAAAGAAACATTAAATGCAATCGACAGGTTGCAGAGTTCTTCTCCGGAAATTGATAAGGTAGACCAGGAAGTTTCTTATTTGTTAGGAACGGAAGAGTTCAACAAAGGGAATTATGATGAAGCTGAAAAGTATTTTTTAAGAAGCTTGGCATTTAACATCAATAAAGAATTCAATAGCAGAGCTCTTTACTGGCTGGCGCAGACGTATTACCAGAAAGGAAATTATCCTTCTGCAATCGTACGGTATGAGAAATTACTGACAGCAACTTTCCCTGAGAAACAACAGCTGCCTTATGATCTTGGATATGCTTACTTTAAATCCAAAAAATTTGATCAGGCACAAACTTACTTTAAGCAGTATCTGACTAATCCTAAACCGGAATTTAAGAATGATGCAGAACTTCGTCTGGCTGATATTCACTATGCGAATAACGAACTGAATGATGCAATCGCGATTTACGATAAAAACGAAGATTCTACGGATTATACCTTATATCAGAAGGGGATGGCTTTAGGATTCAAAGGAGATACTCAGGCAAAGATCACCAGTTTAAAATCTCTTTTATCCAAATATCCGCAATCTGAATATTTCGATGATTCTCAATATGAGATCGGAACAGCATATGCAGCACAGGATGATTTCGCTAATTCTAATGACTATTTTGCGAAAGTGATTAAAACATCTTCTGATAAAGATTTGATCGCTAATGCTTCTATTTACAGGGCACAGAATTATATTGATCAGAATCAGAATGACAAAGCGATTGCCGAATTGAAATCTTTAGGTGAGCAGTATAAGAATACAGCCTATGCACAGAAGATCGTTCAGGCAGCGAAACCTGTTTTCACTAAAAACGGAGATGTTGCAGGATACGAAAGCTTTGCGAAAAATATCGGAGTAAATGTAGACGCTTCGGAAATTGATGAGATCAACCTTTCTACAGGAAAACAGTATTTCAGCAAGAAAGACTACAAAAATGCTATTTCTTATTACGAGAAATACCTGACTCAGAATCCAACGGGTGAGGGGCTTTATCAGGCTAAATATGAGTTAGGAGAAAGCTACTACCAAACAAATAATACGACTAAAGCATTATTGGTATTGCAGGAAGTTGCCAATGTTCAGAATGATTACCAGGATGATGCTCAGACCCGTTTAGCACAGATTTATGTAGCACAGGGGAATGGTGCAGAGGCTAAAAAATATTTAGAGAATATTAAAAACTCTTCAGACATCAATATTAAGAACTATGCAAATGTAGAATTAATGAAGATGTATGCTGAAGAAAAGAACTTCACTCAGGCTGAAAAGCTGGCTAATGATGTGATTGCTAATACCAAAAATTCTGCAGCAGTCATTGAAACAGCCAAAGTAATCAAAGCGAGAAGCTTAATGAACGCTTCGAAAGATAAAGATGCTCAGGCAGCATATGCTTCTCTTGAAAAATCATCCAATACGGAGGTTGCCGCAGAAGCATTATATGCAAAAGCATTCTATCAGAATAAAGGAAAAGCTTTTAAATCTTCCAATGAAACCATCTTCAAACTGGCAAACAATTATTCTTCTGAAGAATATTGGGGTGCTAAAGCATTGGTACTAATGGCGAAAAATTATATTGGCTTGAAAGATAATTACCAGGCAAGTTATACCTGTGATCAGATCATTGCCAATTATAAGGACTTCCCAGAGATTGTTGCTGAAGCTAAGGAAGTAAAAAAACAGATCAAAAAATAA
- a CDS encoding M43 family zinc metalloprotease: protein MTKSIISKLPLTILILGSIGLTNAQTKGGFKFSKQSAAGNTDPRGVERCATNEYEDALKAKFPGRSTTEQFESWLAPLIENAKLNKSQNGNVITIPVVVHVIHSGQNIGVAPNIPDAQVMSQITVMNNDFRKLANTPGFNSSLVGADTEIQFVLAKVDPNGNPTNGIDRKNLCQDYWSNDHINSIVKPQTIWDPTKYMNMWSVDFARNGLLGYAQFPSNSGLPGLNANGGLANTDGVVAGFSTFGSMDYNDGTFLMQPGYDRGRTMTHEVGHFVGLRHIWGDSACGTDYCADTPTAHGENYTCDPAIPSCDDPAVFEMVQNYMDYTNDTCMNIYTNDQKTRIRAVMDNSPRRMELKTSTTDQAIPLFPNDAEIKFDGGCSIGVTNCGAGVLRLVIYNRGTSNLTSAIVSYSFNGGAVQNYNWTGNLAQDKSSVILIPVANTVASSPVSVSIVSANGATDQRATNNVSTGNYVKPVAPEYFATTTVTFKLLRDRYGRETRWNLKNSAGQIVKSGYYSNTPAGQPNPSLINQTWTLPLDCYVFTISDDYGDGLSDGGYVDLSTSTGQVIYHASDDFGYYGTKAFTTQNNLGTSENTKTPTFGIHPNPVNDILNIVNISGKTQFEIHNMVGQIVKKGEISNNQVRVSELAKGTYIITINNDKISENIKFIKK, encoded by the coding sequence ATGACGAAATCTATTATTTCAAAACTTCCTTTAACAATTTTAATCCTTGGTAGCATTGGATTAACAAATGCCCAAACAAAAGGAGGTTTTAAATTTTCAAAACAATCAGCAGCCGGAAATACAGATCCACGTGGTGTTGAAAGATGTGCAACCAATGAATATGAAGATGCTTTAAAAGCAAAATTTCCGGGAAGATCAACAACGGAACAATTTGAATCCTGGTTAGCCCCCTTAATTGAAAACGCCAAACTGAATAAATCGCAGAATGGAAACGTAATCACCATACCGGTAGTAGTACACGTGATTCATAGTGGACAGAATATTGGAGTCGCTCCTAATATTCCTGATGCACAGGTCATGTCCCAGATCACTGTTATGAATAATGACTTCAGAAAATTAGCCAATACTCCTGGGTTTAACTCCAGTCTTGTCGGAGCTGATACTGAGATACAATTTGTACTTGCTAAAGTAGATCCTAACGGAAACCCGACCAATGGTATCGACAGAAAAAATCTTTGTCAGGATTACTGGAGCAATGATCATATCAACAGCATTGTAAAACCCCAAACTATTTGGGATCCCACTAAATACATGAATATGTGGAGTGTTGATTTTGCAAGAAACGGGCTTTTAGGATATGCTCAGTTTCCTTCCAATTCCGGCCTTCCAGGATTAAATGCAAATGGAGGGTTAGCCAATACAGATGGTGTGGTTGCTGGCTTTAGCACTTTTGGAAGCATGGACTATAACGACGGAACATTTCTTATGCAACCTGGTTATGACAGAGGGAGAACAATGACTCATGAAGTGGGACATTTTGTGGGATTAAGACATATCTGGGGAGATTCAGCATGTGGTACAGATTACTGTGCAGACACTCCAACAGCACATGGTGAAAACTATACCTGTGATCCTGCTATTCCAAGCTGTGATGACCCGGCAGTGTTTGAAATGGTACAAAACTATATGGATTATACCAATGATACGTGTATGAATATCTACACCAATGACCAGAAAACAAGAATCAGAGCGGTAATGGATAATTCTCCAAGAAGAATGGAGCTGAAAACATCGACTACTGATCAGGCCATACCATTATTTCCAAATGATGCTGAAATAAAATTTGACGGAGGGTGTTCAATTGGTGTTACTAATTGTGGAGCGGGTGTATTACGCCTTGTTATCTATAACAGAGGAACAAGCAATTTAACATCTGCTATTGTTTCTTATTCATTTAATGGCGGGGCAGTTCAAAATTATAACTGGACCGGTAATTTAGCTCAGGATAAATCCAGTGTAATCCTTATTCCTGTAGCTAATACAGTAGCCTCTTCCCCAGTTTCTGTTTCTATTGTTTCCGCTAATGGAGCTACCGATCAAAGAGCTACAAATAACGTTTCTACAGGTAATTATGTAAAACCTGTAGCTCCTGAATATTTTGCTACAACTACTGTGACTTTCAAATTATTAAGAGACAGATATGGCAGAGAAACAAGATGGAATTTAAAAAATAGTGCAGGACAGATTGTTAAATCCGGATATTACTCTAATACTCCTGCAGGGCAACCAAACCCTTCTTTGATCAACCAAACATGGACACTACCTCTGGACTGTTATGTATTTACGATCTCTGATGATTACGGCGATGGTTTAAGTGATGGTGGATATGTAGATTTGTCTACAAGCACAGGACAGGTAATATACCATGCCAGTGATGATTTTGGTTATTATGGAACAAAGGCATTCACCACTCAAAACAATTTAGGAACCAGTGAAAACACTAAAACTCCTACATTCGGTATACACCCTAACCCTGTGAATGACATTCTTAATATTGTGAACATCTCGGGAAAAACACAATTTGAAATCCATAATATGGTAGGACAAATTGTTAAAAAAGGAGAAATAAGCAATAATCAGGTTCGAGTATCTGAACTGGCTAAAGGAACTTATATTATCACGATCAATAATGATAAAATATCTGAAAATATTAAATTCATTAAGAAGTAA
- a CDS encoding CocE/NonD family hydrolase, which yields MKFNILLALIFVNLLHAQKFYFPKTAVTDSSVLEKQIPVLASELMTQKPLLKLKEQNKATFLDNLFRLEMLSKDYKKSIATLSDHRNEFADHNMVGNRFIAHEVYSLAKLIEKKDNITFHNALQKAFDEKYKTLSDKMLVRLGLIFDGDVDNFRKSLKKSIDKQKDKDSIDYPSALALCKNYLNYKVYASIKPQIMQLLAAKDQEKFIIETKDLKTKNGNTLTITIVRKKENKTPLPVILSNNIYAGPVDVLFGKRAAIYNYVGAVVNTRGKRNSNDENNPFEDESQDLYEVIDWVSKQSWSNGKVGMIGGSYLGFSQWAAVKKLHPALKTIVPQVAVGIGIDYPAQNNIFMSYMLQWIKYVTNNKFTDEADFNDFSKWDSINTAWYKSGKSFRALDTISGQPNKIFQRWLDHPGYDEYWQKMVPYKEDFANINIPILTTTGYYDDDQIGALSYFKSHHLYNKNANHYVVMGPYDHGGAQSFGYTSVNGNRIDPVARISIDDLAFSWFDYILKNGKKPDLLKDKINFQVMNTNTWKHVPTLEKMHTSTIKFYLQDHKDIPSVFTQSPNKSFTKQTVDFKNRDQKDSYRAVSKIDSVKTTNSVYFESEVLDKDLIISGNPSGYFNVSINKKDFDTDTYLYQIQPDGKAFLLSTHIVRASYAKNNALRQLLVPGKVEQIPINNSIFISKKIEKGSKLVLLVGVNKNPNWQINYGTGKDVSDETIKDANEPLEIKWYNDSYVEIPIYKE from the coding sequence ATGAAATTTAATATACTTTTAGCATTAATATTTGTAAATCTGCTTCACGCTCAAAAGTTTTACTTTCCGAAAACAGCTGTCACAGACTCATCAGTACTCGAAAAACAAATACCTGTCCTGGCATCGGAATTGATGACCCAAAAACCGCTGCTCAAGCTTAAAGAACAGAATAAAGCCACCTTTTTGGATAATCTTTTCCGTTTGGAGATGCTTTCAAAAGATTATAAAAAATCCATAGCCACTTTATCAGATCACCGCAATGAATTCGCTGACCATAACATGGTTGGAAATAGATTCATTGCTCACGAAGTCTATAGTTTAGCCAAATTAATTGAAAAGAAGGACAATATAACCTTCCACAATGCACTTCAAAAGGCATTTGATGAGAAATATAAAACCCTCTCCGATAAAATGCTCGTTAGATTAGGTCTCATTTTTGACGGAGATGTCGATAATTTTAGAAAATCTTTAAAAAAATCGATTGATAAGCAAAAAGATAAAGACAGTATAGACTATCCATCCGCTTTGGCTTTATGCAAAAATTATTTAAATTATAAAGTATATGCCAGCATTAAACCTCAGATCATGCAATTGCTGGCAGCAAAAGATCAGGAAAAATTCATTATTGAAACTAAAGATCTTAAAACGAAAAATGGAAACACACTTACCATTACCATTGTCAGAAAAAAAGAAAACAAAACCCCGCTTCCTGTTATTCTTAGCAATAATATCTATGCAGGACCCGTGGATGTACTTTTTGGAAAAAGAGCAGCCATTTATAATTATGTAGGTGCAGTAGTCAATACCCGTGGTAAAAGAAACAGCAACGATGAAAATAATCCGTTTGAAGATGAATCACAGGATCTTTATGAAGTCATAGATTGGGTAAGTAAACAATCCTGGAGCAATGGAAAGGTTGGAATGATTGGCGGAAGTTACCTTGGTTTTAGCCAGTGGGCAGCTGTAAAAAAATTACATCCGGCATTAAAAACAATTGTCCCTCAGGTAGCCGTAGGAATTGGAATTGATTACCCTGCACAAAACAATATATTCATGAGCTATATGCTGCAATGGATCAAGTATGTTACTAACAATAAATTTACAGATGAAGCTGACTTTAATGATTTCTCAAAATGGGATTCTATTAACACAGCATGGTACAAAAGCGGAAAATCATTCAGAGCTTTAGACACTATAAGTGGTCAACCCAATAAGATTTTTCAAAGATGGCTGGATCATCCGGGTTACGATGAATACTGGCAGAAAATGGTTCCTTACAAAGAAGATTTTGCTAATATCAATATTCCTATATTAACTACAACCGGTTATTATGATGATGATCAGATAGGGGCCTTATCTTATTTTAAATCTCATCATCTCTATAATAAAAATGCCAATCATTACGTGGTAATGGGTCCTTATGATCACGGTGGTGCACAAAGTTTTGGATATACCTCTGTGAATGGAAATCGTATCGATCCTGTAGCGAGAATCAGTATTGATGACCTTGCTTTTTCATGGTTTGACTATATTCTTAAAAATGGTAAGAAACCTGATCTTTTAAAAGATAAAATCAATTTTCAGGTGATGAATACCAATACATGGAAACACGTTCCTACTTTGGAAAAAATGCATACCTCAACTATCAAGTTTTATCTTCAGGATCATAAAGATATTCCATCCGTTTTTACTCAGTCTCCTAATAAAAGTTTCACTAAACAAACTGTTGATTTTAAAAATCGAGATCAAAAAGATTCTTATCGTGCCGTAAGCAAAATAGACAGCGTAAAAACGACTAATTCAGTTTATTTTGAAAGTGAAGTTTTAGACAAGGACCTTATCATCAGTGGAAATCCCTCCGGATATTTTAATGTTTCCATTAACAAGAAAGATTTTGATACAGATACTTATTTATACCAAATACAACCGGACGGCAAGGCTTTTTTATTATCAACACATATCGTAAGAGCCAGCTACGCAAAAAACAATGCACTACGTCAGCTGTTAGTTCCTGGTAAAGTTGAACAAATCCCAATAAACAATTCCATATTTATCAGTAAAAAAATAGAAAAAGGGAGCAAATTGGTACTACTAGTGGGTGTAAATAAAAACCCTAATTGGCAGATTAATTACGGAACCGGAAAAGATGTAAGTGATGAAACGATCAAGGATGCCAATGAGCCTTTGGAAATAAAATGGTATAATGACAGCTATGTAGAAATACCTATTTACAAAGAATAA
- a CDS encoding APC family permease → MNQLFRRKNYSATDTSTNLLRVLGVWDIVFFGIAAIIGAGSFSSLGEAVFRGGPGVILLYLICGFACGFTALCYAEFASRIPTAGSAYTYAYASFGELIAWIIGWALIMEYSFGNIYVAFSWSDYFTSFLHRIGMHIPDYLTCSYTEAKKAVMNGSENKELLNAWKSAPLIRNLKVIVDLPALVINGLITWLCYVGVKESKNFNNSLVILKLAVIVLVILVGFSYINTENWTPLNPETHVASFMPNGFAGVMSAVSGVFFAYIGFDALSVLSEETKDPQKTLPKGMIISLVLCTIIYIALTLVLTGMVDYRKFDGIGDPLSFIFEKSNANVAWMELVVSFVAIVAITTVLLVFQMGQPRIWYAMSRDGLMPEKFKTVHPKYKTPSFATIVTGIAVGVPILFTDKTFILDFTSIGTIFAFVLVCAGVLMLPAKEKIKGRFHLPYINGKIIFPVIFIGGLIAFYMWQPEFFQNLMDWKDPKEGEFRASIFVFIIVNLILCLFAFIKNFSLIPLIGLSSCLYLLTGMSHENWFWFGLWFALGLVIYFCYGYRNSKLGKEFQKD, encoded by the coding sequence ATGAATCAACTTTTCAGAAGGAAAAACTATTCAGCAACAGATACATCGACTAACCTTTTAAGGGTTTTAGGTGTTTGGGATATCGTTTTTTTTGGCATTGCGGCTATCATAGGAGCAGGAAGTTTCAGCAGTTTAGGCGAAGCGGTTTTCAGAGGCGGGCCCGGAGTTATTTTACTATATTTGATTTGTGGCTTTGCCTGTGGTTTTACAGCACTTTGTTATGCTGAATTTGCCAGTAGGATTCCTACAGCAGGATCTGCTTATACTTATGCTTATGCCAGTTTCGGAGAATTGATTGCATGGATCATTGGTTGGGCATTAATTATGGAATATTCTTTTGGAAACATCTATGTTGCCTTTTCATGGTCCGATTATTTCACCAGCTTCTTACATCGAATTGGAATGCATATTCCCGATTATCTGACCTGTAGTTATACCGAAGCTAAAAAGGCTGTCATGAATGGTTCTGAAAATAAAGAATTACTTAACGCATGGAAATCGGCTCCATTAATAAGAAACTTAAAGGTTATTGTAGATCTTCCTGCATTAGTGATCAATGGACTCATTACATGGCTTTGCTATGTTGGGGTAAAAGAAAGTAAGAATTTCAATAACTCATTGGTGATATTAAAACTGGCTGTTATTGTTTTGGTGATATTGGTTGGTTTCTCTTATATCAATACAGAAAACTGGACTCCCCTAAATCCAGAAACACATGTTGCTTCCTTCATGCCTAATGGCTTTGCGGGAGTAATGAGTGCCGTTTCCGGAGTTTTCTTTGCTTACATTGGTTTTGATGCTTTAAGTGTACTTTCTGAAGAAACCAAAGATCCACAGAAGACGTTACCGAAAGGAATGATCATTTCCCTCGTCCTTTGTACTATAATTTATATTGCTCTGACGTTAGTTCTTACGGGAATGGTAGATTACAGAAAATTTGATGGTATCGGTGATCCGCTTTCATTTATTTTTGAAAAATCAAATGCCAATGTTGCCTGGATGGAACTGGTCGTATCTTTCGTAGCTATTGTTGCGATCACAACCGTGTTATTGGTATTTCAAATGGGGCAGCCAAGAATCTGGTATGCAATGAGCCGTGATGGACTAATGCCTGAAAAATTCAAAACTGTACATCCAAAATATAAAACACCATCATTTGCAACAATCGTTACTGGTATTGCAGTAGGTGTTCCTATCCTGTTTACAGATAAAACATTTATTCTTGATTTTACAAGTATCGGGACCATTTTCGCATTCGTTCTTGTATGTGCGGGGGTTTTAATGCTTCCTGCAAAGGAAAAGATCAAAGGGAGATTTCACCTTCCTTATATCAATGGAAAAATCATATTCCCTGTTATCTTTATTGGTGGATTAATCGCTTTCTACATGTGGCAACCGGAATTTTTTCAGAACTTAATGGACTGGAAAGATCCTAAAGAAGGCGAATTCAGGGCTTCAATTTTTGTATTTATCATCGTAAACCTTATTCTTTGTCTTTTTGCCTTTATTAAGAATTTCTCATTAATTCCTTTAATTGGTCTAAGTTCTTGCTTGTATCTTCTTACTGGAATGAGCCATGAGAACTGGTTCTGGTTCGGATTATGGTTTGCGTTAGGCTTAGTGATCTATTTCTGTTATGGATATAGAAATAGTAAGCTTGGGAAAGAATTTCAAAAGGATTAG
- a CDS encoding SPFH domain-containing protein, whose amino-acid sequence MAYLGIIIFIGLVTLFASFFTVKQETAAIVERLGKFHSVRHAGLQLKIPYLDKISKRMNLRIQQLDVMIDTKTLDNVFVKMKISVQFQVIRTQVADAFYRLESPHDQITSYVFDVVRAEVPKLKLDDVFLKKDDIAVAVKAELQEAMQSYGYDIIKALVTDIDPDEQVKHAMNRINAAEREKTAAEYESEAQRIRIVAVAKAEAESKKLQGQGIADQRREIAKGLEESVRMLNNVDINSHEASALIVVTQHYDTLHSVGASSRSNLVLLPNSPTAASGMLNDLVVAMTTANTVGEATKGKYPEPPKDHEH is encoded by the coding sequence ATGGCATATTTAGGCATTATTATTTTTATTGGGCTTGTGACTTTATTTGCGTCCTTCTTTACGGTAAAGCAGGAGACTGCAGCAATTGTAGAACGTTTGGGTAAGTTTCATTCTGTCCGTCATGCAGGGTTGCAACTGAAAATACCTTATTTAGATAAGATCTCTAAAAGAATGAATCTAAGGATTCAGCAGTTAGATGTAATGATTGATACAAAAACACTGGATAATGTTTTTGTAAAAATGAAAATATCGGTACAGTTTCAGGTGATCAGAACGCAGGTTGCTGATGCTTTTTACCGTCTGGAAAGTCCTCATGATCAAATTACCTCTTATGTTTTTGATGTGGTAAGAGCTGAGGTTCCAAAACTGAAACTTGATGATGTTTTCTTAAAAAAAGATGATATTGCAGTGGCTGTAAAAGCAGAACTTCAGGAAGCAATGCAAAGCTATGGATATGACATCATTAAAGCCTTGGTAACAGATATCGATCCTGATGAACAGGTAAAGCATGCCATGAATAGGATCAATGCTGCTGAAAGAGAAAAAACAGCTGCAGAATATGAATCTGAAGCACAAAGGATACGAATCGTTGCTGTAGCTAAAGCGGAAGCTGAATCTAAAAAGCTACAAGGACAAGGGATTGCCGATCAGAGAAGAGAAATTGCTAAAGGTCTTGAAGAGTCGGTAAGGATGTTGAATAATGTAGATATCAACTCTCATGAAGCTTCAGCCCTTATTGTGGTTACGCAACATTATGATACCCTTCATTCTGTGGGAGCCAGCAGCAGAAGTAATCTTGTATTGCTTCCTAATTCACCTACTGCAGCAAGCGGAATGCTTAATGATCTTGTAGTTGCAATGACTACTGCCAACACAGTTGGAGAAGCAACGAAAGGAAAATATCCTGAGCCTCCAAAAGATCACGAACACTAA
- a CDS encoding DUF4377 domain-containing protein, with product MKNMMTILKGAFPLLAIAVLTQCTTTKISKGDEKTFIVGPQTADCTGVAPMKCLQVKENASENWTNFYSNIEGFTYEPGYEYVLKVKTEKIANPPADGSSIKYTLISQVSKTKK from the coding sequence ATGAAAAATATGATGACGATCCTGAAAGGAGCTTTTCCATTGCTGGCAATAGCAGTATTAACGCAATGCACAACAACGAAAATTTCTAAAGGAGATGAAAAAACTTTTATCGTAGGCCCTCAGACTGCTGATTGTACAGGAGTAGCACCCATGAAATGTCTTCAGGTAAAGGAAAATGCTTCGGAAAATTGGACTAATTTCTACAGCAATATCGAAGGATTTACATACGAGCCGGGTTATGAATATGTTTTAAAAGTAAAAACTGAAAAAATTGCGAACCCACCTGCTGATGGTTCTTCTATCAAATATACTTTGATCAGTCAGGTTTCAAAAACAAAGAAATAA